The genomic DNA AAAGGAAAAAGGATTTCATCCGAAGAGGGCGCCGAGACCGGCGAGGGCCTCCTCCTCGCTGGCCTCCTCTTCCTCTTCCTCCTCTTCTTCCTGAGCCGCCTCGGCCGGGGCCTCGGCAGCCGGGGCAGCGGCAACTGCCACCGGAGCGGCAACCGGCATGGCGGCCTTCTCGATGACCTCGTCGATGTTGACGCCCTCAA from Thermococcus sp. includes the following:
- the rpl12p gene encoding 50S ribosomal protein P1, with the protein product MEYVYAALLLHAAGKEITEENLKAVLEAAGVSPDEARIKALVAALEGVNIDEVIEKAAMPVAAPVAVAAAPAAEAPAEAAQEEEEEEEEEASEEEALAGLGALFG